One stretch of Akkermansia sp. RCC_12PD DNA includes these proteins:
- a CDS encoding heavy metal translocating P-type ATPase gives MEEKNYLVSGMHCAGCAAKVERAVGELQGVESVELNLLTGRMTVVFREHGSPARGRMAEVVEKAGFQLADWVDGTPSGKDEEEKAEDAGGARLVWSVLLLLPLMYLSMGPMWSWPAPSGEWGIWANLWGQCILAALILWLNRRYLVNGVRQLAFLSPNMDSLIAIGSGSAFLYGLFLLCGRMLQGGRVDTMELYFESSAMIVTLISLGKYLERRSYRKTNAAVKGLVNLIPQEALVWHEGEERAVPLNELQVDDLIVVKTGQRVPVDGVITEGQAALDESDLTGESLPVDKSAGDRVISGTFNRAGYLKVRAERVGGDSTLARMIRLVEQAGQSKAPIARLADRVCYFFVPAVIAIALAAFGIWLAAGEGFSFALARAIAVLVISCPCVLGLATPIAIMVGTGRGARLGILCKSASALEALSRVDTVVFDKTGTLTVGEPRVVAVLPEHGMNASELMEAAAALEQGSEHPVGKAIYEHARMLELPVRPVSDLSIVPGRGIAGTVDGVPYVIGNLAFMQEKGISWEEEQGRFREFMRQGASPLYVGREGRPAGAVMVADSLKPDSLSAVDNLKRMQMRVVMLTGDNAATARHMAEELHIDEVVSDVLPDEKASHIMKMEKAGARVAMVGDGVNDAPALACAQVGISLKSGTDLAMESSDIVLMKSHPRGVAEALQLGRATLHIIRQNLFWAFFYNTIGIPLAAGALYPAFGITLNPMIAAAAMSLSSLCVVFNSLRLRTFKPYLEK, from the coding sequence ATGGAAGAAAAGAATTATCTGGTTTCCGGCATGCATTGCGCCGGCTGTGCCGCCAAAGTAGAACGGGCCGTGGGAGAGTTGCAGGGGGTGGAGAGTGTGGAGTTGAATTTGCTGACAGGCCGCATGACCGTCGTTTTCCGGGAGCATGGTTCTCCCGCCAGGGGCCGTATGGCGGAGGTGGTGGAAAAAGCCGGATTCCAGTTGGCGGACTGGGTGGACGGAACACCTTCCGGCAAGGATGAAGAAGAAAAGGCAGAAGATGCCGGAGGCGCCCGGCTTGTGTGGTCCGTCTTGCTGCTGCTGCCCCTGATGTATTTGTCCATGGGGCCCATGTGGAGCTGGCCGGCGCCTTCCGGAGAGTGGGGGATCTGGGCGAATTTGTGGGGGCAGTGCATCCTGGCGGCCCTGATTCTGTGGCTGAACAGGCGTTATCTGGTCAACGGCGTGCGTCAGCTGGCCTTCCTGTCTCCCAATATGGATTCCCTGATTGCCATCGGTTCCGGTTCCGCCTTCCTGTATGGCCTGTTCCTGCTGTGCGGCAGGATGCTGCAAGGCGGCAGAGTGGATACCATGGAGCTGTATTTTGAGTCCTCCGCCATGATCGTCACCCTGATTTCCCTGGGAAAGTATTTGGAGCGCCGTTCCTACCGGAAGACGAATGCCGCCGTGAAGGGTCTGGTGAATTTGATTCCCCAGGAAGCCCTGGTCTGGCATGAAGGGGAGGAACGGGCCGTGCCCCTGAATGAACTCCAAGTGGATGACCTGATTGTGGTGAAGACCGGCCAGAGGGTTCCGGTGGACGGCGTGATTACGGAAGGACAGGCCGCTCTGGACGAGTCCGATCTGACGGGCGAAAGTTTACCCGTGGATAAGAGCGCCGGAGACAGGGTGATCAGCGGTACGTTCAACCGCGCCGGATATCTCAAGGTCCGCGCCGAACGGGTGGGCGGGGATTCTACGCTGGCCCGCATGATCCGCCTGGTGGAGCAGGCCGGCCAGTCCAAGGCTCCCATTGCGCGGCTGGCGGACCGGGTGTGTTATTTCTTCGTGCCCGCGGTGATTGCCATTGCTCTTGCGGCGTTTGGCATCTGGCTGGCTGCCGGGGAGGGCTTTTCCTTTGCTCTTGCCAGGGCGATTGCCGTGCTGGTGATTTCCTGCCCCTGCGTTCTCGGTCTGGCCACCCCCATCGCGATTATGGTGGGTACAGGCAGGGGCGCGCGCCTGGGCATTCTGTGCAAGTCCGCCAGCGCTTTGGAGGCCTTGAGCCGTGTGGATACCGTGGTGTTTGACAAAACAGGAACCCTGACCGTCGGGGAGCCGCGCGTGGTGGCTGTTCTGCCGGAGCACGGCATGAATGCGAGTGAACTGATGGAAGCGGCGGCCGCCCTGGAACAGGGATCGGAGCATCCGGTCGGAAAGGCCATTTATGAACACGCCAGAATGCTGGAGCTGCCCGTGCGGCCTGTGTCGGACCTGTCCATCGTGCCCGGCCGCGGGATTGCGGGGACGGTGGACGGAGTACCGTATGTCATCGGCAACCTGGCGTTCATGCAGGAGAAAGGGATTTCATGGGAGGAGGAACAGGGGCGGTTCAGGGAGTTCATGAGGCAGGGCGCTTCTCCCCTTTACGTGGGACGCGAAGGACGCCCCGCCGGGGCGGTCATGGTGGCGGATTCCCTGAAGCCGGACAGCCTTTCCGCCGTGGACAATTTGAAGAGAATGCAGATGCGCGTGGTGATGCTGACGGGGGACAATGCCGCTACGGCGCGGCATATGGCGGAAGAACTGCATATTGACGAAGTGGTTTCCGACGTGCTGCCGGATGAAAAGGCCTCCCACATCATGAAGATGGAGAAGGCGGGGGCCAGGGTGGCTATGGTCGGAGACGGCGTGAACGACGCGCCCGCCCTGGCATGCGCCCAGGTGGGCATTTCCCTGAAGTCCGGGACGGACCTGGCGATGGAGTCTTCCGACATCGTGCTGATGAAGAGTCATCCGCGCGGCGTGGCGGAGGCCCTGCAATTGGGGCGCGCCACGCTCCACATTATCAGGCAGAATTTGTTCTGGGCATTTTTCTACAATACGATCGGCATTCCTCTGGCCGCCGGAGCCCTGTACCCTGCTTTCGGCATTACGCTGAATCCGATGATAGCTGCGGCGGCCATGAGCCTGAGTTCCCTGTGCGTGGTGTTCAATTCCCTGAGGCTGCGCACATTTAAGCCCTATCTGGAGAAATAA